A region from the Pseudomonadota bacterium genome encodes:
- the cdaA gene encoding diadenylate cyclase CdaA has product MSEFINAVAAFFDRDLSLWLWDLVDIFLVALVIYYVLLVIKGTRAMQIGIGLGAVFIVYQASRRLGLLTLYEMLDTLLTSLVLIIVVIFQNDIRRALMRFGRRAFFTSVRAAQQGHDIEEVVKSASMLAQKRIGALMVFERDADLGEFIEQGTVLDAAVSKEMLYSVFVPSFENPLHDGAVIIREGRVWQAGAVLPLTARPKLDRSLGTRHRAAVGLTEETDAVVVVVSEERGSMSLCFNGNMVRDLDAASLRK; this is encoded by the coding sequence GTGAGCGAGTTCATCAATGCCGTCGCCGCGTTCTTCGACCGCGATCTGTCGCTGTGGCTTTGGGATCTCGTCGACATCTTCCTCGTGGCGCTCGTGATCTACTACGTGCTTCTCGTTATCAAGGGTACACGTGCGATGCAGATAGGTATCGGGCTTGGTGCCGTGTTCATCGTGTATCAGGCCTCGCGCCGGCTCGGGTTGCTCACGTTGTACGAGATGCTCGATACCCTGCTGACTTCCTTGGTACTGATCATTGTTGTGATATTCCAGAACGATATTCGTCGCGCCTTGATGCGCTTCGGGCGGCGTGCGTTCTTCACTTCCGTACGCGCTGCCCAGCAGGGACACGACATCGAAGAGGTCGTCAAGTCCGCGTCGATGCTTGCCCAGAAACGTATCGGTGCCCTCATGGTGTTCGAGCGCGATGCCGATCTTGGCGAATTCATCGAGCAGGGTACCGTGCTCGACGCCGCCGTCAGCAAGGAGATGCTCTACAGCGTGTTCGTACCGAGCTTCGAAAACCCGCTGCACGACGGTGCGGTCATCATCCGTGAGGGGCGCGTGTGGCAGGCGGGAGCCGTGCTGCCTCTGACCGCTCGACCTAAGTTGGACCGGTCGCTAGGCACCCGGCACCGGGCCGCGGTGGGCCTCACCGAGGAGACCGATGCCGTGGTCGTGGTGGTTTCGGAGGAGCGGGGCTCGATGAGCCTGTGCTTCAACGGCAACATGGTGCGCGATCTCGATGCGGCATCGTTGCGAAAGG
- the folP gene encoding dihydropteroate synthase, producing the protein MSDVTRCEIWGVLNVAPDSFSDGGRYSELGAALEHGRRLLSQGAHVVDVGGQSSRPAGRTYGSGARSVPAEVEAARVVPVVRALVEQSRAVRISVDTTKAEVARQALAAGATIVNDVSCGAHEELLQVVAASGAELVLMHTRGAGQIDAENTKYDDVVLDVRREVLAAAQRAVAHGVPRSAIWIDPGIGFAKTWDQSLTLLANLGAFVDTDHRVLVGASRKSFIAEVAAAASGRKPSPLEREGGTAAAVTASVLAGAHAVRVHEVDTMRQAAMVAQALRTRHGGRP; encoded by the coding sequence ATGTCGGACGTAACCCGCTGCGAGATCTGGGGAGTGCTCAACGTGGCCCCCGATTCCTTCTCCGACGGCGGCCGTTACTCCGAGCTGGGCGCCGCATTGGAGCACGGGCGGCGTCTTCTGAGCCAGGGCGCGCACGTCGTAGATGTGGGCGGCCAATCCTCCAGGCCGGCGGGACGCACCTACGGGTCCGGCGCGCGCTCGGTGCCGGCGGAGGTGGAGGCGGCTCGAGTCGTTCCGGTCGTTCGGGCGCTCGTGGAACAGTCACGGGCGGTACGCATCTCAGTGGACACAACAAAAGCCGAAGTAGCTCGGCAGGCGCTCGCGGCAGGCGCTACAATAGTCAACGATGTGTCTTGTGGGGCGCACGAGGAGTTGTTGCAGGTCGTCGCGGCAAGCGGAGCGGAGCTGGTCTTGATGCATACACGTGGAGCGGGGCAGATCGACGCCGAGAACACCAAGTACGACGACGTCGTGCTGGATGTCCGACGCGAAGTGCTGGCAGCGGCGCAGCGCGCCGTAGCCCATGGCGTGCCCCGCAGTGCGATTTGGATCGATCCGGGCATAGGTTTTGCCAAGACTTGGGACCAATCCCTGACGCTGCTTGCCAACCTGGGCGCGTTTGTCGACACCGATCACAGAGTGCTGGTAGGAGCCTCCCGCAAGAGCTTCATCGCCGAGGTCGCAGCGGCTGCTTCGGGTCGCAAGCCCTCGCCGCTCGAGCGTGAAGGTGGCACGGCTGCTGCGGTGACGGCCTCGGTCCTTGCCGGTGCGCACGCGGTACGGGTCCACGAGGTCGACACGATGCGGCAGGCGGCCATGGTGGCGCAGGCGCTGCGCACTCGTCACGGAGGCAGGCCGTGA